aatgcaagagacattttttgtacataattgtatgagaaataatttttataatgacctTTATTGACCTCCGAGCCATAGGTCGCGATATATTCgcaaaaaacttattttcgtgACCCTTTGacccttataacttttttagccgtcacgatatcaatgtcgatttttcatATCTTCATTAAAACGCTATAATGAAGGTGTACACAAAAATTCAGCTCACTAGGATTTTTTCCGCAGATTGAggtttaaaacacctaaaatgaCTGGACTAACAGTAATGTCCTTGCTGTACTACGCACTCACTCTGGTCTTGGCTACAGCATTAGGAAATGTGACAAGCAGTGCATTTCATGTTTGTGGAActtgacaatattattattgggaaagcatattgttgtattgttttaaactCACCAAGTTTCTTGTTGAGAGCCTGTCTAGCCGGGGAAGGCTCGCACACGACAACTTTGCGGTGGCCAGAATGGTGCAGTAAGGCACTGACCAGGTTACCAATGATACCAGCTCCCAGAACCAGTACAGACGAACCTATAGGTACTGGCGTCATCAAGTCCCAGGTATGAGATATACATGACATCGGCTCAGCCAGCACAGCTGAAAAACATCAGCTTTCTTGTGACACATAAGATTTAAGATTTCCTTCATATGCCTTGTATTGATTTGCAAAAAccgtaataaattatacattttcagaaAGAAAGAGAGTAAGTCGGttctgtaatattttcattttgttaatttcctcaattaatttcatttttgagtATATTTTTACAGATATCGAATTAAGATTCTAAACAAATGATCCTAGGCCCCCTCTTTTCCTTTTGCTTTTTGAATTTAAACTTCtgattatttaagtatataatttacgttaattatttaacctctttaaaatataagtttaacctaaacataagtataatatatttccttGCTACTTATATTAATATAGGATATATCAATATCAAATCAAGCTTAGAGTAATTCGGTTGTGTGTGATGTTGTTAATGTGATgaaatattctaattttgaaGTTTGAATCCTCATATTTATAGCTCTGTATACTGACTGCCTTGAATGTATGAATGTAGTACTTACTAAACATTAGTCATTTggcaataattatttaacattaaccTTTCTTCACAGAACGCAGGTGGGAGGGTTGAtctaatgtgaatgttgagtgtaGCTACAGTTCTTGGcgtagcgtctgaaatctgacgctgtcccagatttgactcctggaatttggagttgtgttcatctgaagagatccatgaGAAATTGGCGATGATGAAACTCAAAACAACAGAAATACAGGCACATCTCGTCAGGTTACACTATTGTGCATCTAATGCACAGAGTGCACTACGATGAGAAAGGTCTCTAAGCACGGGGGAGTATCCCGATTTCTACTAAATAGGCTATTCCCTCTGAGGGTTGTTTTGAAGCTCAAAATGGAAGGTGAATTGGGTATGAATTACATCAACTATGTTGATCACCCTTCCCAATAAAAGATTTGGACTATGTCCAATCTATATAATTGTAGATTTTTACATCTGAATGGAGAGTATACTATAAAGTAATTGTTAAGTGAACAGTTATAGCTTATAATGTGCTTTTGGTCTACTTTAAAAGAGGAGGTAACAGCATAGGAATTTGCCTATTTGGgaacaatatactttttaattaaagaaatgagGCCATTGGAAGTTTCAAACCCGCAATCTCTTTCCACAGCTCTGATGATGGATACCTTGTTGGAAAGTGACAGACTCTGGTAGTCTGAAGATTTGTCCGGCAGATGCTTTGCAGTATTGGGCCCAACCTCCATTCTTGTAGATACCGACGGTGGTGGCGAGGCCTCCCTCGGGACACTGATGGTAACGGCCTGTCGTGCAGTACACACAAGTACCACACCCTCTGGACACATTACACTTTGATAAATACTGACGAATAGTTGATAAACACGAGAAAACTGAGGACAATCATAAAATTTCATGTTAATAGTATATTAGGATTATTAAAGTTTgtgtgtaacaatatttattgcataatttaatagTATAGCTCTATGcctaacatattttacaaacatccATGTTCTTTTCCAGGTCAGTGAGGCTTTAGAAAACTTGAAGGCAGCTTCTTGACCAAACACCGGTTCTCATATCATTGAAGACTAATGCTTTGAGGTTGTGGGTCCATATAGAACTATCCATTCTAGAATATCATATTCTAGAGCCATTGTAATGGCTAAAAAAAGATATGACGTTGAAGACCATAATGCTGAGACAGTTGAAGCTCtccaaaaaacaaacaaaagacCACATAGGGGCACATGGCgtcaatgttataaattattcaaatcaaACTTTGAGTTGAGCGTTGTCAAAGTCGTAAACACAGATTCACTTGACAGTTCAATCCAGATGAGAGAAGAAAGCAAGATGAAAAGGAAAAGCGAGTGGTGAATGCCAATAAGAGAGAGTGGAGATTGTTCAGCAATATTTAATTAAGATGCTAAAGATGTCTTCCCtaagtaacaaaatttataagGATAGGCTGGCTACATTGAGCATGTCAGTAGCAAGACTTACCTGCTGTTGGAGGTAAGATTTAACACTAAACTTATTGATTCCAGAACAGAAATTCAAGCGATTCAGGTCAAATCACTGTGGAGCTCATTCGCAAAGCCAATAACCAATATCTATTCAGCACTGTATTAAAAGAGATTGATAACATGCAGGCTTGGAGGCAGTTTTAGAGATCTGAGTCCTTAACAATCTGAAATATATCAAGGATATGAGAATTACAGTCATCAGGAACCTCGGTGCTAATGTGTGGTGCTTGAGAGTTTATTTGTTCTAGTCTAAATTGTGGAAGCATAGGATCACTGTTATAATCCTTGTAAAACAGGCAAACAGGCTAATCGAAAACATAATCCACATCAAAATTGGGTGAATCAACTACAGTATACAGTGATGAATAGATTCTATAAATTGCTTTTTGATTGTCAGGCATCTCCTGAATTTTGGCTCAGATCCTTTGGAAAGCAAACATAATCGATTTTCATTTCTTAGATCAGATCTGTCCTGAGAATACCAAGTCTAGAATGTTATCATGTCAGAATTGTTGTCGAGCACCATGTGCTTATGGTGCTTTGTTGAAATTTTTGGTGATGTGAATTACTTTGTTATATGTTAATGTTTTCATGGATTGAGGAGTGGCACATGGAATTCAAAAAGCTATAAAGAACCACTAAGAGTGAGTTTGAGAGCATTTGAAGTGGCAGGCAAAAGGTATGgatttattatatgtatgttgTGTAAGGTAAGATAAATTGTATCACTGATCTATTTGATTTGTTGTCATGTTGTGTTTAGAGCTGTGCCCTAAGGTATTGGCTTTGAGGGAAAGAACCAACTAATCCATTTGTTGGCTTTATTGATGATAATTTCTTATTATCTTGTCGAAGTGGGGTTTTCATACTCGTGTGGAGCCAGTATTATCAGAATAAGTGAATTAGAGCTTAGTAAAATACTATATGGAACAGTGTAAAATGCTTTGGTcacatttaaagatttaaaaaattaattagtgaGAACATTAAGATTCCTGATTTCCCTCATGgtagtaatgtattataaacacTCAACTTTACTAAAGTGATTATTTTCTTTATCCTGCACCAAAACTGGTTACTTGACAGTGTTATATAGTGCAAACAGTCATTCAAAGTTCATTAATTAATACTGTAATCAACGTTTACTGATAAATATCGCAAACATAGTTTGCATCTTTCTTGTGTACAGGTATTAGATTatcttaattaagttttaaaacagttttgtaaacgCATAAATTGAAAAGATAAGAACCTTACAAATAAAGACAGAAGCTATCTTTAAAATGAGAGCATGGCTGTAGAAGAGAGAGGTTTCTTACGTGTTAGGATCCACGGCCACCCTGTCTCCTTGTTTGACATGTTTTACCTTGGCTCCAACAGAATCCACCACTCCGCTCAGCTCATGACCCAAAATGATGGGCCAGTCTGCACAAGGGAACTGCCCCTGTTGGATGTAATAGACAATGTCAGAAAAAGAGAAAATGCACGAATGACAGAAAATAGCCATAAACtgaaatgtttactttataaaattggaCTTTATATTGACcacgaaatataaaatatatgtttttaaagattttcggtttgcatttttattgattatgtaaacattaacttatttatttaatgcttaatatttattacacactCTTAATGTGGTTGCcaaatttttcaacaacaaagATATTTGTGTCTTTGTCTAACAATTAATATTTGGTTCAAAGCCATCTGGCTTGAAATTATTGTATGGAATAGGTTATAAATTGACACAAATTTAGCAATATGCAGAGAAAATAGTTTTGTGGATGATCTGGAAGTTTCACAAACTGGTTAGAGAAGATGTGTGAAATGAGCTTCAGATTCCTGCACCTCTCATCTTCCAATCTTACTGAGGTAGGCTTAATATTAAGGATCCATCAGGTTGTGCTTAAAATTGTGTCCTTGTCTGTTGattactcttgatagaaaggtctagaaacatgaaactttgtacataggtTTAAGGAAGTTACTCTGATTTTGGTCCAGTTAATCCTGAGTACATTATTCAGTAATCAGATGTACATACTAACATTGCAAAGAATTCAGATTATTAACTAGAGGCAAGTTTTTATGGAACTTGAAAATGTTACATGAGCTCTGTCTATGTGACAGAGTGGTGAATCTTATGGATATATTCATGAAGTTGATCtaaaatatccaacaaatttacatacatttcataattatACATTTGAGTTATTTTTGCACTAAGGTGGTTTTaagtaaagtttcatttttctCAATTGTTGCATGCTTGTATGGACCTGAGGGCTATTTTGGACACTTGTTTTTCGAGTTCTACTGGTTGGATGTCATTGTCAATGAGATGATTGGTCAGGTATAGAGGTAATCACAGCTTCACTACTAaaacaaataatgataatttttccatacaaaataatcattataaatattaataacactaaaaagGGTTGTGTACCCTCTGGAGTAAGCAAGTTCTTATGTACTTTAGttaaataacaagaataaaaaaaacttattttcataatACAATGTCACTCACTACTCATTAGACCACGCCATTGCACCATCCTCAGAAAGAGCGTATTTTTCTGATTGATACCTCTTCTATTTTATATGGTCTAAAATACTTAAATGCTCACATCTATGATATGTAAGTCTGTTCCACAGACTCCTGCATACTTGACTTTCACCACAACATCATGACTCTCCTTCGCAGTAGGCATCTCAGTCTTTGTCAGCGACACTGCTTTCTTCTTCTGATCAAATTTTAGAGCATCCATCTGTTGAGAGAGTCTTCCATTACCTATCAAACCCAGGctttatttgtctttttaaagGAGATAAGATTGataaatagtccttccggctTAGTCGGAAGAAGGTAGTTTTTGTAACAactgaaatgttattaatttattctcatgagatttatatttactcaatatctcaaaaacaattcgatatacaaaaaatttaggaAATGTTACAAGTATTCCAGAACAGTTTGTTTTTTTGCTTTAGGACCATAAGTAATGAAGTTCTAAATCTTCTAAAAGTTTAAACGGCTGCCATAAAAGTAAGAAATGGAGTAACAACCTGGCCAACAAAAAATTCATTGTCCATtttgcaataaagaatttttgaagaaaaattatgataGACATTgcaattctaaataaattttgaaaataagaaattaaaatattaacaattcaacaatttaataaattgggcaaatgaaaatcaaattttaactATGAAGATTTAGGtcatgaaaaacttgaagaattgaagaacttttttaaacaaaattaaaataatttggacctacttagtattaaaaaagtacaagACATTGCTAACAAATTatctttttgaaaacaaatctatggattattacaagaacatttaataaaacatatagaaaagtttaaaataatcctAATAGACCTGGTTTTAGATATtcaaaatggaataaaaattttgagaacaTCCTGGAAAGTGTTAATTGATGAactatacaaagttttaaatagtcGAAACCTGTAGAAAATATTCTATAGGTTCAAGTATCATCATGTATAAAGGGATATTTTAAAGAACAGGAGAATGgaaagaaaaaatgtttagaacttactggtaacaaattaaaaaaatttcataaagatcTAACACTTACTccacaacat
The Homalodisca vitripennis isolate AUS2020 chromosome 1, UT_GWSS_2.1, whole genome shotgun sequence DNA segment above includes these coding regions:
- the LOC124369528 gene encoding D-arabinitol dehydrogenase 1-like isoform X4, whose protein sequence is MDALKFDQKKKAVSLTKTEMPTAKESHDVVVKVKYAGVCGTDLHIIDGQFPCADWPIILGHELSGVVDSVGAKVKHVKQGDRVAVDPNTGCGTCVYCTTGRYHQCPEGGLATTVGIYKNGGWAQYCKASAGQIFRLPESVTFQQAVLAEPMSCISHTWDLMTPVPIGSSVLVLGAGIIGNLVSALLHHSGHRKVVVCEPSPARQALNKKLDTGFKCCSPEELKAMKAGNPQWGVDLCVDCSGNGQAMEEAVSLLNPCGRLCIFGVASPDAKMSVSPFDTFLKELTIVGATINPFSFQNALNFIEAMGSRFVDFGKLGVQVFSPEKYKEAFESLRKGQIAKAVFKFS
- the LOC124369528 gene encoding D-arabinitol dehydrogenase 1-like isoform X2 translates to MIKSTTLSMLMYCSINNQYCGRLSCRYFGKSLALKITKGNGRLSQQMDALKFDQKKKAVSLTKTEMPTAKESHDVVVKVKYAGVCGTDLHIIDGQFPCADWPIILGHELSGVVDSVGAKVKHVKQGDRVAVDPNTGCGTCVYCTTGRYHQCPEGGLATTVGIYKNGGWAQYCKASAGQIFRLPESVTFQQAVLAEPMSCISHTWDLMTPVPIGSSVLVLGAGIIGNLVSALLHHSGHRKVVVCEPSPARQALNKKLDTGFKCCSPEELKAMKAGNPQWGVDLCVDCSGNGQAMEEAVSLLNPCGRLCIFGVASPDAKMSVSPFDTFLKELTIVGATINPFSFQNALNFIEAMGSRFVDFGKLGVQVFSPEKYKEAFESLRKGQIAKAVFKFS